CCATCTTTTTTATGCACCTATTCTGATTAAGATGTTTGGCTTCATTTTTGTAGACAGCCTTGAAATGGAGAAAGAGCTgtgaagatggagaaggagctaCGAGTACCTATGCTTTGTTGCTGAAATTTTTCGCATATTAGTTGTTTCCTGTATCTTCTTATCTACGAAAATATTGGCATTGTGGATCCACTGCTAGCATAAAGTGTCCCCTATGCTATGAATTCTGCAAATTTGAAACTATGGTGTGTCCTATGTTTCTGGAACGCGTGCTTCTAGAAGTGACAATGAGAAGGACTTATGTGCTTTTCATCATTGTAACTAACATCCTAGCTGGAGAAGATGCATATCTGGAAAATGCTTACTTCTAGAAGAATCACTGATCTTGGCTTTAGTTAATTTGTTGTAATTTTCTTCTGCGGATTTCTCTTAGCAAATCTGATATTTCTCAGACTGATGGTCTCAAGGACGAGGTGGTCGATGCAAGCATTGACTTATGTGGCATTGCTAAGGTTTGGGACCTATCGCTGCAGTGAATGGAAGGTGGTACTATGGCACTCGGTGTTGCTAGCTGAGTTGAAACTAGGCAATTGGTGATGACATTTTTTAGAGGTGAACAATGTTATTAGATGACTCCATAAATGCTAGTGTTATGTGTCTAGAAGCTGGATATGCATAGGTATTTATTTGTACTTGAATCATTTCTCTGTCGCAAAATGAAGACTAATTAGGTGCAATATTATCTTAAATGCTAAATGGTAACAGTAGATCACTCTTCATTAATCATATAGACAGTTTAGATGTTTACATGGAGTTAAACGGTTTTATAACGTTtcactaaaaatatatatattctagCATAGTAGCAAGTATACAAATGTATCCATTCGAAAAATCAAGTATTCTACTAGAAGGCGCAAAGCACAAAACAAAAGacattaaggccctgtttaattCCCTCTTATAAACATTagtttctatcacatcgaatgttttgatacatgcatgaagtattagatatggattatttacgaaactatGTGCTACAGCACCTAATAAACTTTAgtacctccaaccaaacaccctctaaTTCTCAAATATGAAACATTCCTGGTCACAGCACCATAGGTCATCTTCAAAGCACAAGGACAAATATCAAAGGCATTGGTTGTTCATAAGCACAAGCAGTAAAACACTGCTGCACTAGCTCTCTGAGTCATTGTTCATCATGAGAATTAATCTCTGTAAGAATGTAATGAATTTAAGTTTATATCTGAAGTCCTGAACTAACGTAACGGTATGAATTGAACTGAACAAAGGCAAATGTCTGAACATATATTATAATTTAAAGTAAATAGGCATATAGCTCTATATAGTGTATATGTGGAACAGGAGATATAGGTTCTGAACTATATATGGAACAGGCATATCAGTTATACCCTTAGGCAGAGATAAGACTGCAACTATCAGTTATACCCTTACGGAGCCAGCTACAAGCTGTTATGTATTGTAATCTGCTCCATGCATGACTTCAGCATCAAAAGTTCAAAACTTACATTCGCTCATGTTAAAGTTGAGGTATTGATGTTTTAGCATCAAAACACCCCATTTAGCAAAATTTAGCATGAATATTTAGATCTAATTAAGCAAGATAATTTGCCTTTTTTGACCAAGGAGAAGTCTGTTTATTTGCATTTATGTAAACATAAGCAAGGCAAATAAGGTATGGGAGCATATAATATACATATTTACGCTATTTGTAAACTGTAAAACCTAGAGTAGGCCTATAGGAGGAATAGAGAAATAACGAGCAAaggaattatttatatataataaCCTTCCAAATACACTGCTAGAGTATACATCAGAGATTCAGAACAACCAACACATTACCAGCTTTTCCTGcgtgtttgagaaaaaaaaacttgaagagataaaacagctactatcaGTACCTCCACCTCGTACTtgaacttgggccttgtttagttctaaaatattttgggaaatcaatattatagcactttcgtttgtatttaataaatattatttaatcatagactaactaggctcaaaagattcgtctcgtcaattctgatcaaactatgtaattagtttttatttttatttatatttaatactctatacatgcgtctaaagattcgatgtgacggagaatctgaaaaattttgcaaaattttttggaaactgaacaaggccatgCGTTCATACTAGCTAGTACAATGTGAAGCTAGCTAGCAGGAACAAAAGTCTTGCGTTCATACTAGctaaagctagctagctacaggAACAACATCGAGTGGGGAAAAGAAaggaggcattgtttagttcagaaaagtaaaaacttttcggtactgtagcactttcgtttgtttgtgacaaatattatccaatcatggactaattatgattaaaagattcgtctcgtgatttcaagctaaactgtgtaattagtttttattttcgtttatatttaatgtttcatgcatgtgccataagattcgatgtgacggggaattttgaaaactttttggttttcagagtgaactaaacaaggccggagTCGCAGGGGTGCACAAGGAGAAGAAAGGAGGAAGTAGATTAGTAGCAGCTGGTGATTCCTGGAGCCTAAGCCTAAGGGAGATGGAGGAACCAAGGGAGCTCGGATCGGATGTGGGAGTGGGAGATGCACAATGTGAGACGATGACGTGTCGGTTTCTCAGCTCGCCGTCGCCGTGTACGACTGGGCATATCAGGACTTGGGCACCTCAAAACCCCGATTCTGCTCAGCCTCTGCTCGCCGTCGccgttgctcttttccccaagtCTGAAAACCCCAATTCTCCTCCTGTTGCTCTTCCCCAAGTCTGCTCTGCTCCGCCTCCCTAGCTCAGCGCCTCTGCCTACATTGTGAAGCTAGGACTAGCTAGGAAGACAGGCTTGGAGTTCGAGAGCCCGGCCGCTCCCATGGCCGCCGTCGACGCGGTGATGCCGGCgccacctccgcctccgccggtGCCGGTGGCCCGCATCAGCCGGCTCGCCctggccgccgccgacgccgtgtTGTGCCTCTGGATCGCAAGTCTGTGGATCTTGTTCGCGAGCTTTGCCGCCGTGCTCATCGGGCGCCTCGCCTGCGGCTGGGGATGCCCCGTGGTCGACGCCGCGTGGACGGCCGTCCTTGTCTCCCTGCTCTTCGTTGCGATCGTCTGGCCCCTCGCCGCGCTGCTGCTGAGTAAATTCGTGGAGCCCTTCTACATCGACCAACTAGAGAAGGTACTCACTCCTACCTTCGAACTCGAAATTTGGTGCCTTTTTTGCACACCCAATTGCACGGACACTTGTGCTGTGCTTCTTCTCAAATCGCTTGCCTTTGGGCTTTGGTTGTGCCGTTCTTGCGGcagggagcggcggcgctggaacCTCCGAGCGACGCCGTCATAAATGCACACCTCATCGCCACTATGGCTTTCGCCTCCCTCGAAGTCTATGGCTTTCTGCTGAAGCTATTGGCTTTGgctgccaaggactctgcaacGGGCAGGATTGCCTCTGTCATCATGGATGTGCCGCTCTTGGGCATCAGCGTTATGTGCTGCTTGGTTTCCATTCCGGGTTTGGCAGTGATGGTGTGGAGGATGAGACGGCACGGCAGCGCATCTGTGGTACCCATCTGAACGGAGTGATCAAGGTTTGCTCAAGATATTCCGTGCTTACTAATAACTGAAACCCCTCTTTTATTTAGTCGATGCTTCTGGTTAGCCCAGTGATGTAGTAAGCTTAGGCTTTAACAAGGCTGTGAACTGTGCTTACTAACTGAAACCCCTCTTTTTAATTTACTCATCAAACACACTCATTTGCACCCTTAATCGATCACTTCTGGTTAGGCCATTTAGTAAGCTGAGGCTTCATTACGAAGGCTGTGAACTGTGCTCATAGAAAGTAGATTATTGACACATTGTAACTTGTCGGTGTGCCTGCACGTCATGCTTCTGTGTTTCGCTGAACAACTAAAGGAGGTTATAGAATTCTTGTTAAAAAAAGAAGGAGGCGATACAATTATCTGTATGCAGTCATTGCAATTGGGTACTTGAATACAGGTTCTGTTCCACTTCATTTTCTTTTGTATAAATGCATTTGATCGAGCACATGAATGTTTTGTGGGCTGGTATAACAACCCTTTTTGCATTTTGTGCTGCATAATTTATCTTCCTGTACATTAGCTTATTGTACTAATAAAGTCTATTAGTAAGTGatatattttgttgatagctctTGATATAACTTGCATCATAAATGGAAGAAGACTGCTTCTTTTTGCTCTCACAAATACTAATTACATCACACAAATGTTACAGCAGTCTGGTCAGTGAAAGTGGAGAAGTGTATGGTTGCAAATCAGACTGGCAACAAGTTCTAGAATTGTGTTTTGCAACTTCACTTTATATTATGCGATGTGAGTGTGGCTAATCTGTGCTAATTTTTGTTTGTCCTCAAACGACTAATAGCTGATTCTGGCCGCTAATTTTTGTTTGTCCTCAAACGACTAATAGGTGATTCTGGCAGTACAAAAAGGCCAATTTTTTCCTACTTTTATAAATTGAAGAACGTCTGCATTATGTTAAGTAGCTTGGTTACACCAGCCTATACAGAGTGCCAACCATTAGTTGCAAATTCGCTGATCTACTCCAGCAAATCCGTAGCATCTTCAATTAGTATTCTGAAGTGGTGAACTGGTTATCCGTGGACTCAACATGGCTGTTAATTAACCTTTTATATAAAGGTGGAAGTGATCATTAGGCCAGGACCTTACCATCAGCTGTTCTTCTATCAAGTGTCTGTTTTGAGTGAGCAGCCTTGCAAACAAGTTGCGCTTTAGGTGAATAAAGCTTATATTAAGCACTTGTACAGTATTAAGTTTGGGATCTAAATGTTTTTTTATAAGTGAAATAAAACTCATTGTTTGATTAATGTCGATAAACATTTGTACATCTGTCTTGTTTTTTACAGTCAAAGCCATTGAAGAGAAGAAAGAGCTGTGAAGTCAGGCAACTACTACAAATACCGACTCTCTGTTCATGAATATATATATGGGTGATCCTAGAAGATAAAGTATTGGAAGGAACAAATACCACTACATATTTTCTGCTTCCTAAATCTCTACTCCACGAAATTTATCTAGGCATTAGAGTCTGCTGTCAGCATGATGAATTAAGGAAATTTGAAACTATGATGTAGTATCTATGACGCAGACATTATATGGATCTTCCTTAGCTTGCTCCAGAGCTCATCAAAATCCATATAATACCAGTGAAAGTACGAAAAATCAGAGACCTAGTCGATCGCTTCTGTTTAGGCCAGTGATGTAGTAAGCTGAGGCATTAACAAGGCTGTGCCTGTGAACTGTGCTAGAAAGTAGATTATTGATGCATTGTGAGTTGTAACTTGTACTATTAATTGTGTGGTGTGCCTGCACTTCATGTTTCTGTGTTGCTCTGAACAACTAAAGGAGGTCATAGAATTATCTGTATGCAGTCATTGGGTACCTGAATGTCGACTGCCAGGTTCTGTTCCACTTCATTTCTTTTTTATGAATGCATTTGAGCTCAGGATGATTTGTGGTCTGGTATCTTCCCTTTTTGCAATTTGTGTAATTTATATGCATGTACACCATCTTATTGTACTATAATAAAGGCTATTGGTAAGTGATATATTTTgttaggaaaaagtctacatcacccccTGAACTATGGGGTGGTGTCTACTTTACCCCCGAACTATGAAACAGTCTAATTTACCCCCTGAACTATCGAAAACCGTTCAAATCACCCCCCTTGGTTTTTGAtggcggttttgctacagtaaggatggttttgctacagtaaccatgttttgactttttcttttttcctatttgtttttatataatctttgaaaaaatcatagtaaatcacagaaaaattataatatagaaaaattaattttgttggactccacatgagtagatctacgcaatgaatatataatatggtatactttagtataaatttttttgtagctttaaattagttagaaaaatcaaattttatctgtaattaactggaataattcatagctgcagattctgtggtccaattgtggtgaaatttctTTGGTGGGCCAATTATTCTATGATCGAACTATAGTAAATATTTCATACTCatcggatcatgtataactcagttatagatttatttatatttaacaagcatTAACCTGAATAAACCTGAATAAActtagttatacatgatcctatgagtatgaaatatttactatagttcaagcatagaataattagtccaccataaaaatttcaccacaattggaccacagaagctgcagctatgaattattataattaattagagataaaatttgatttttctaactaatttaaagctacagaaaaGATTTAtattaaagtataccatattatatattcattgcgtagatctactcatgtggagtctaacaaaattagattttctattttatgatttttttgtgatttactatgatttttcaaagattatatgaaaacaaataggaaaaaaagaaaaagtcaaaacCACCTTACTGTTGCAAAACCGCCATCAAAAACCGCCCGGGGGGGTGATTCGAACGGTTTTGGATAGTTCAGGGGGTAAATTAGACTGTTTCATTGTTCGGAGGATAAAGTAGACACCACCCCATAGTTCAGagggtgatgtagactttttcctattTTGTTATAAGCTACATATTTTCTGCTTCCTAAATCTCTCCTCCACGTAATTTATCTAGCCACTATTGTTAGCATGATGAATTATGGAAATTTGAAACTGTTGTATCTAGGATGCAAGCATTATGGATCTTCCTTAGCACATCAAAATCCATATAATTGCTTGCGACAGTACGAAAATTCATAGTCCTAATCGATGACCACCTTAGAACACCATCCACGGTCTCGGAAAGTGACATGAAAGTGGGGGACAAGAGGCAATCAGGCCATGTTTAGGCTTGTTAAAATGGACAAATTGCTCATGGTTTAAATGGTTGCCACTCTATTGTTAGCACTAGCTATACTGGTCATATGTTCAATGAAGAGTTTTCCAACCATGGGGGTGTTAATAATATTGCTAGAAGAAAACCCCACTTTGTTAAAACTATTATATTTTATCATTATAGGTATGAGATATGCTGTCAAAACTGGGTGTGGTAATGAAAAGTTTTGAATAAAGCACTTATAGAACATTGAATTagattatactccctccatccatgaAAAAAATTCAATTCCTAGAATCAGTGGCACTTAaagttttttaagtttgactaactttatagaaaagagtaacaacatctacgATATAAAATCgcatcttataaaaatatattctatgataaatctaattatactaatttgatattataaatcttagcattttttctagaaattttgtcaaagtttaaaaaatttgacttagaataactctagaaattgattcttttatGGATAGAGGGAGTACGAGGATGTAACAAACTGCCAAACAAAATGGTACAATATGGATGACTTTTATGTCCGTAGACTAAAAATAGTAGTTGCATGCACTTAATCGAAGATGTAATACTAGAGGGGGTAATGCATGTAGCACCTATACTAATAGATGTATGACACATAGATAGTTTATAGGTAGAGATTGAAGGGTTTGCTTTTACAAGAGATATAGATACATGATGATGGAACATGAACAATTTCATACCATAACTTGCTGTGTACAATCTCACGGGTGCGTGTTGCAGGCTTGTCCAAACAGATTAGCAAACGGGAAACGGCCCATTTCCGCTAACCCGATTCGTCAAAATCCAACCGAGGGGTTTCCCTAGCTCCatggctgccgccgccgccaccatcgTGCATCCTTCGTGTCcttgccgccgccaccaccatcgTGCATCCTTCGTGTCGGCCGCCACCGTGCATCCATCACGCCCTCTTGCCGCCGCCAGCCCGGTGCATCTGCAACTGCAACGTGGCATGGCTGGCGCGGCGCGCGCAGCCTGGCACCTGCCTCTGCCGTCGGCGCCATCACCTGCTGCCTGTTGGTTCATCACGAGCTTGTGGCTTCTCTACTGGGGCCTAGCCGCCATCGAAATCGAGATGCTCGCCTGCGGCAAGGGCTGCCCCGTGGTCGCCAAGACGTGTGAGCCTGCAAGGTCGTCGCTGTCGCCGGGGTGTCATTTTGCGCTCGTCCTCTCCTTTGGTGTGCAGCACTGCAGCGTGCTACCAGGCCATCCGCTACCGACATCGAGACAACCAAGGTTCGAAGGGGTTAATAGTGCTTTCTGGATCCCAATTTTGCTCGCGCGCTGCTGTGAATTTGGTAGGTGTAATATGAAGTTCTGCACCTACATACGGCAATCCCTGTTGATTTGTTTCTGCACCTGCAGGGTGCTTGTTTCGAAGAGCTTCGCCGCAATGCGCGAATCGTTGCAATTCATCCTGCTCCTGGCCGTTGGTGCTCTTCTCAAGGGACTTgcctttgtgtgtgtgtgtgtgtgtgtgtgtgtgaacaGGGTTCAGTTATCTTTGACGTGGGAGCATTGGGGATGGACATGGTGAATTGCTTTGTTGCTGGTCTCATTTTGTCAGTGAGGATTTGGAGGGCCTGGAGGATCTAATAATGTGCTACTGCAGTTGAGGTATGCATCGTCTGACCTGGGGCTCTGATACGGCGTGGGCGATGAGGTGAGCGCAGAGGGGATTGGAGGAAGAGATGAGACTGAGAATTGGAACGCAGAGGGTAGCGAGGAATCCCGGCGGTAGGAACTTCTTCGATGGCGGCGGCTGAATCGCCTGACGCCACCGTCGAAGGGTAAAACCCCACCCCGATAATCGCCTGACGCCACCGTCGAAGGGTAAAACCCCACCCCGGAGGTTTATTCCTTCTTCAATACCTATTACAATCTACTAAGGTGCCTCTTTATAGACAGGTGCACTTCCATAACTAAACCAATCTACTAATTTCCTCCCTGTCCTTCCTTTTCTAAACAACCAGCAACTAGGCCTATTGGCCACGACCTGGGCTGGGGCCCTGTTTGGGCCGACGCCTATATTGGCGACCCACAAACGAGTCCACAACAGGCTCCCAGTGTTACAAGCTGGAAAATCTTGTGTAACCGTTCAAATTTTTAGTCTGCATTTGCAGTGTGTTGAGAGAAATGTCAAGCAGGCAACTTATATAGTTGCTGTCGGTTTATCAGTGTTGGAACTTATTGCAAATGTTTAGCATGAATAAATGGTGTATATAGAACAATCCCTTGTCCTAAAGGAGCTTCCAAGTTCCAATAAATTATTCTGTAGAGTAATGCTTATCTGACCAAGTAATCAGATGCATTCAAATTCAATGATTCAACTCATCTGC
This window of the Sorghum bicolor cultivar BTx623 chromosome 7, Sorghum_bicolor_NCBIv3, whole genome shotgun sequence genome carries:
- the LOC8070090 gene encoding uncharacterized protein LOC8070090, with the protein product MAAVDAVMPAPPPPPPVPVARISRLALAAADAVLCLWIASLWILFASFAAVLIGRLACGWGCPVVDAAWTAVLVSLLFVAIVWPLAALLLSKFVEPFYIDQLEKGAAALEPPSDAVINAHLIATMAFASLEVYGFLLKLLALAAKDSATGRIASVIMDVPLLGISVMCCLVSIPGLAVMVWRMRRHGSASVVPI
- the LOC110437179 gene encoding uncharacterized protein LOC110437179 isoform X1 — its product is MAAAAATIVHPSCPCRRHHHRASFVSAATVHPSRPLAAASPVHLQLQRGMAGAARAAWHLPLPSAPSPAACWFITSLWLLYWGLAAIEIEMLACGKGCPVVAKTCEPARSSLSPGCHFALVLSFGVQHCSVLPGHPLPTSRQPRFEGVNSAFWIPILLARCCEFGRCNMKFCTYIRQSLLICFCTCRVLVSKSFAAMRESLQFILLLAVGALLKGLAFVCVCVCVCVNRVQLSLTWEHWGWTC
- the LOC110437179 gene encoding uncharacterized protein LOC110437179 isoform X2, which encodes MAAAAATIVHPSCPCRRHHHRASFVSAATVHPSRPLAAASPVHLQLQRGMAGAARAAWHLPLPSAPSPAACWFITSLWLLYWGLAAIEIEMLACGKGCPVVAKTCEPARSSLSPGCHFALVLSFGVQHCSVLPGHPLPTSRQPRVLVSKSFAAMRESLQFILLLAVGALLKGLAFVCVCVCVCVNRVQLSLTWEHWGWTW